The DNA segment TCTACGCTCGAAGAAGTCATCACTTCGATGCCTGCTTTTTTGAAGCTGCGTAATAATTGTTTTGAAATGTCTTCATCTTCTACAGGAACGATGTTTTCCATGAATTCAACTACAGTTACTTTCGTTCCTAAGGTGGCATAGAAATAAGCAAATTCCACACCGATAGCACCTGAACCTACAACAACCATAGATTTCGGTTGCTCAGGAAGGACCATTGCCTGTCTGTAGCCAATGATTTTTTTACCGTCTTGTTTTAAGTTAGGCAATTCTCTTGATCTGCCACCTGTAGCCAATATAATACTGGTTGCAGTATATTCTTTCTGTGTTCCGTCTGCAGCTTTAACTTCCACCTTGTTTCCAGGTTTCGCTTTACCGGTACCCATGATCACATCAATTTTGTTCTTCTTCATTAAGAATTGAACACCTTTGCTCATGCCATCGGCAACACCACGGCTGCGTTTAATTACTGCTGCAAAATCAGCTTCAGCCGCTGCAGTTTTGATTCCGTATTCCGCAGCATGGTTGATGTATTCAAAAACCTGTGCACTTTTTAACAAGGCTTTGGTAGGGATACAACCCCAGTTAAGGCAGATTCCGCCTAAAGATTCGCGTTCTACTACTGCAGTTTTCAAACCTAACTGAGAAGCTCTTATTGCAGCTACATATCCACCAGGACCGCTGCCTATTACAATTACATCGTAGTTCATATCTTATATAAAGGAATTTTAACTTAAGTAATTGCCAAAATTAAAAAAATTGTTCATTAATACCGCTTCTAAGATTTTTGTAAAGACGTTTTAGTCGATATAATTTGAAGATGTTACATTTTTATGAAGGAGATCTGTTTTTTGGAGAAAAAACAATTTGCTGGTAAACTGAAAGTTAGATATGTTAAATAACATGTTAAATGTTGAAAAATATTGTGATATTTAATAATAATTTAACATTGAAACCAAGGCACTGGATAAATTAATATTTACCTTTGTCGCGATATTTAATATTGGAATATCATAAAAAAACGAAAAGTAATTAAAAAAAGTATGAAGAAATCATTACTAATTAAATTCGTGGTTATGATCTTAGTCTTTGCGGGAACGTTCTCTACAGCAATGGCTCAGGTTACCACATCAACAATGACAGGTAGTGTCCGCGACGCTAAGGGATCTTTACCTGGTGCGAGCGTTAAAGCAATACACGTCCCTACAGGTACGTCTTATTCAGTATCTACGAATGGTGATGGTCGCTTTAGCATGAGTAACATGCGTCCAGGTGGACCTTACACAGTAGAGATCAACTTCGTTGGTTTTCAAAAAGAAAAAGTAACTGATATTTATTTAAAACTAGGAGATCCTTATGCGCTTAATGTAGTTCTTAGTGACGATAGTAAAGTGCTTAATGAAGTTGTAGTTTCAGGTAAAAAAGATGCTACTATGAACAGTAAGAGAACGGGTGCTTCTACAACTGTATCTAAAGAGCAGATTCAAAACCTACCTACTTTAAGCCGTAGCCTTCAGGATTTCACAAGATTAACGCCACAGGCAAACGGTAACTCCTTTTCAGGTTCAAGTACCCGTTATAACAGCATCAACATTGATGGTGCTATGAATAACGATATTTTTGGCCTTGCGGGTTCTCCTGCACCAGGTGGTTTAGCTAAAACTCAACCAATTTCATTAGATGCGGTACAAGAGATTCAGGTGGTATTGGCTCCTTATGATGTAAGTTACGGTAACTTTACTGGAGGTGGTATCAATGCAATTACAAGATCAGGTACGAATACGGTTGAAGGATCTGCCTATTTTTTTGGAAGAAACCAGAAGTTAGTTGGTAAAAATGCAGCCGGAGAAAAAGCATCAGATTTTCATAGACTACAATATGGTGTTCGCGTTGGAGCCCCAATCGTAAAAGATAAGTTGTTTTTATTCGTTAACGCTGAGCAGACAAGAGATAAAGTTCCTACAACTTACAACGTTGGTGATGCAGGTTCTATTCTTTCTGCTACTGATGCACAGACATTAGGTGATTATGTAAAGAGCAAGTATGGTTATGATTTTGGAAGCGCTGGACAAATTAACCAGGAAACTAAAAGTGACAAAATCTTTGCTCGTTTAGACTGGAATATAGGAAGTAAAAACCAATTGACTTTGCGTCACAATTACATTAAAGCTTCTGATGATAACTTAAGCAGAAGTGCTTCTTTCTTCCGTTTAGAAAACAATGGATATAAATTTAATAACACTCAAAACATTAGTGTTTTAGAATTGAGAACACAATTCAATTCCAATCTTTCCAATAACTTAATCGTTGGCTATTCAAGAATCAGAGATTCACGTGCTACAAGTGGTAATTTATTTCCACAGGTAGAAATCATGAACTGGGATGGAAAAGCCGGAAATACGGTACAATTCGGTTCAGAAAGAAGTTCTACGGCAAATACTTTAGATCAGGATATTTTCGAGTTTACAGATAACCTGAAGCTATTAGCTGGTAACCATACTTTCACGTTGGGAACCCATAATGAATTCTTTAAATTCAGCAATCTGTTTGTGAACAACTACAGAGGCCGTTATCGTTTCGATAATTTACAGGATTTCTATGCTAATAAACCAAAAAACATTGATGTAACTTATCCATCAGTTGCTGGTACTGTACCTGCCGCTGCTTTCAAAGCTGCCCAATTGGGTTTCTATTTCCAGGATGAGATTCAGGTGGATCCTACCTTCAGATTGACTGCCGGCTTAAGAGTAGATGTACCTTTGTTCTTTGATAAACCAGCTGATAACCCTGCTGTTTCTGCTTCTTTCCCAGGTTACGGAACGAGTAAATTGCCAAGTGGGCAAATCTTAGTTTCTCCTCGTATTGGTTTTAACTGGGACTTAACAGGTGATAGAACAATTCAATTGCGTGGTGGTACCGGATTATTTACTGGTCGTGCGCCATTTGTTTGGTTCTCTAATCAATATGGAAACACAGGATTAGATTATAAATCTATTTCATTATCTAATGCAGCAGCTAACAATGCAGGTTTTCAACCTGATCCGGAAAAACAATCTACCGTTGGTAATGCAGGTAATACTTATCAGGTTAACTTAATGAGCTCTAACTTCAGAATTCCTCAGGTATTCCGTAGTAATCTTGCTGCCGATTTCAAATTGCCAGCTGGAATCGTAGGTACTTTAGAAGGTATCTATTCAAAAACAATCAATAACGTTCTTTACAGAAACCTTAATGTGCAAGATAGAGGCGTACCTATTAGTGCTGCATTGACTAATGGTGCTGATGGACGTACTACTTATAACAACAGGGTTAACTCAACTTATACCGGTGCTTATTTATTAGAGAATACCAGCAAAGGATCTTCTTACAGTTTAACTGCTGAATTGAAGAAAAACTTTAGCAGTGGTTTATTCGCGACCGTAGCTTATAACTATGGTAAATCCAGAGATGTGAATTCAGGTGCAAACAGTACTGCTCAATCTAACTGGGAGTTCGTTCAAATCGTGAACAATCCAAACAATCCGGATTTAGTATATTCAAATCAGGATGTACGTCATAGAATCATTGGAAGTTTATCTTATGGATTTAACTACGGTAAAGGTGGAGCAAGCGGTACAACCTTCTCTGTATTTTACGCAGGTAGCTCAGGTACTCCATTCACCTACCTTTACAATGGTGACTTAAATAATGATGGTGCTTTTGGTAACGATTTATTATTTGTTCCAAGAACAATGAAAGACATTAATCTGGTTAAATTAGACATTAAAGATGCCAAAGGGGTTGTAGTAAAGAGCTTCACTCCTGAACAACAATGGGAAGCTTTAAATAACTACATTGGTAATGATCCTTATCTTAAAACTATCAGAGGTCAGTATGCAGAAAGAAATGGTGCACGTTTACCTTGGCAACATCAGGTTGATTTAAGAATCATGCAAGATATTGGAACAATGATTGGAACAACCAAAAATCGTTTACAACTATCTTTTGATGTATTTAACTTTACCAACCTATTGAACAAAAAATGGGGACGTCAATACTTCTATAGTAACCAGGCATATCAGTTAATTAAATATGAATCTGGATTAAAAGGCTTTACCTACTCTCCTGAGACACCAGCAAATACTTCATCTGAATCTTTTGATTCAAGATGGCAAGGGCAGGTTGGTATCAGATACTTATTTAACTAATACCAATTCAATACCACATAAAAAATCCCCGTTTCTGATAAAGGAACGGGGATTTTTTATGTGGTGTATTTCGGACTATTCCTTAATCACCATCATCCAGCCTTTTCCTTTCGGCACAGTAATTTCTTCCTGATCCTTAAAGCTGGCAGCGGGTTGGAAGTTCTTAACTTCCGACGCAGTGATTGTCGCTTTAGCCGGGTCAATGCCCAAAGCTTTCCAGTCGATGTTCAACTTAATTTTAACATCCTCATTTGCCCAGCTGGCCAGGGCTACCAAAACACTTTTCTCTTTTCTGTAAATGGTCACAGGTACGTTTGCATTATTGCTCTTCACCGGGTTATTTTCCACCCAGTAGCCAATCATTTTGCTGCCCTGCATGCCAAAGTTGTCCCATGCTTTCCAGATCGGGCGGGGATCAGCACCATCACTCCATGGCATCCTGTTCGTCATCCCATAAACCATCCCTCTCCAGGCATTTCCGCCATCTTGTAACATTTCGCCCATCAGTCCAAAAGGTATCCCTGAAACTTCCGTAAGGAAGAAATCCGGACTGTTTTTATCATAGTAAAAATACTCTCCGAACCACAGTCGGTTCAGGTAGGGGAAGTGCTCCATATAAAGGTTGGCGCTATTGTTAAAACCATCACTCTTATTGTATTGATTGGCCGAGTGCAGGTCAATAATTCCAGGATGACCAGCTGTTGTTAAGACCCTTTTTATCCGTTTCATGGTGGTCCGGTCGAAGGCGACATCATCCAGATAGATGCCATCAATGCCTACATTTTTTACCAGCCAGTGCATGCCCTCCACGTAGTAATTGTGCCATCTGCTCATTCCGCTGTTTACTACCGCTGCATCCTTAATTTCCGGCACATACCAGGCGGCGATATAGTCTTCCCCCAGGTGTTCTTGCAACCAGGAATAACCTCCACCTTTTCCAGGAGAATAGATTTCATGACCAAGGCTTCGCAGCGGGAAGGTCTCGTAGGCACTGTTAGACAGTTCACGTACCGTATTGTAGATTTTCACTTTCAGCCCTTTCAAATGTGCCTCATTGATGTAAGATTTCATCTCTTTATGTGCAATGAAAGGATAATTGATGAACGGATTGATCGGGGTAGCATGATGGATATTGATCAGGTTAGCTCCGGTTGCTTTGATCGTATCCAGGTTCTCATATTTATGATAAAACCTGTTGCTCCATTGAAAATCGGTATTGATCGGATGGAAAGGCGTAATAAGTAAGGTGAAATTGTAATACAAAGTATCTCCCTTTTTCATCGTCCTTGCGCCGCTGTAATTGTCGGACAGGATCGCTTTTCCTTTTTTAAATACCTGGATTCCGCCTTTGCCCTCATTTCCCCAGGAAGAGGGAAGGATCAATGGTTTCTGCAGGTAGAAATTCGTATTCAGCGGACGGACATAATGTTGATCTCTTAGGGAATACTGTAAACCGGCATTCACATCTCCGATCCATGCGCCGTCCTGATTTTTGTTGGCTACATCCCATTTCCATTTCAAAGTATCCGGTCTGTTGCCTCCTTTAAGTCCTAAGCCCATCATGTATTTTGATGCCGCTTCGGTAAATGGAATGTGTAGCCGGACGTCATCCAGACTGATGTCCTGTTGCGCGATCAGCTGAACGGTGTAAGAAAGAAACCCGTCGAATTCAACAGCACCATTTACCTGCATCGTTAACTTATCGGAAGTATTGATGGTATTCCACTGTACCGTTCCCGGTTGCTTTTCTGTAAAGTTTACCGGACCGTTTTTCCAGCTGATGTCCTTATGGTCGGTACCGGTCACATGAAAGTGAATCGGTTCGGTCAGGATGTCTTTTGCTGTAGCTGATAATTCCGTCATTTCCGGGGTAAAGAACGTCTGGATCTGTGCAGGTAAACCATCTTTGTTTAGAGAGATTTGTCTGCCCAGCAAGGAGATCGTCTGCTCTTTTACCACTAAAGGAATGTAAGGCGCGATGACCTCATTCTTTTGTGCCAGGGTAGAGTTTAACCAGGTTAGCCGGGTTTGTTTCCAGGGCTCGTTAATTCCGCCTTCTACGGCAAGCTGATTGCTCAGTTGCAGGCTGATTTGAATAGTCGTCTTCGCTTCGCCTTTGGCGGAAACCGTAGCTGTTCCGGTATAGGTTCCTGCGGATGCGTCTTTTGGTAGGTTGGCCAGTACCCAAAGCGCCTGAATCTTACCTTTAGCAACATTTACGGTTTTATGTAAGGGAAGGGTATTCCAGTTTGTTCCATCGGTGTTCAGACAGGAAAGCAGACTGGCAGGGATGCGTCCTCCGGTTTTACTTTTAAGGTCGGTAAACTTAATTTCAACATGGTTGATGTCCTTTTTAACCGCATAAATTCCAAGCTGAAAAGCAAAGTTTTCGCCTCTTGCTGCAGTTGCCGAAAAGCTGTTTTTTAAGC comes from the Pedobacter sp. FW305-3-2-15-E-R2A2 genome and includes:
- the lpdA gene encoding dihydrolipoyl dehydrogenase, which produces MNYDVIVIGSGPGGYVAAIRASQLGLKTAVVERESLGGICLNWGCIPTKALLKSAQVFEYINHAAEYGIKTAAAEADFAAVIKRSRGVADGMSKGVQFLMKKNKIDVIMGTGKAKPGNKVEVKAADGTQKEYTATSIILATGGRSRELPNLKQDGKKIIGYRQAMVLPEQPKSMVVVGSGAIGVEFAYFYATLGTKVTVVEFMENIVPVEDEDISKQLLRSFKKAGIEVMTSSSVESVDTSGTGCKVQVKTASGMQTLECDIVLSAAGVVANIENIGLEETGIKTEKGKVVVDEFYNTNVKGYYAIGDIVSGQALAHVASAEGIICVEKIAGHKPEPLDYNNIPGCTYCSPEIASVGYTEKAAKAAGYELKIGKFPFSASGKASAAGAKDGFVKMIYDAKYGELLGAHMIGANVTEMIAEIVVARKLETTGHEMLKSVHPHPTMSEAIMEATADAYGEVIHL
- a CDS encoding TonB-dependent receptor, whose amino-acid sequence is MKKSLLIKFVVMILVFAGTFSTAMAQVTTSTMTGSVRDAKGSLPGASVKAIHVPTGTSYSVSTNGDGRFSMSNMRPGGPYTVEINFVGFQKEKVTDIYLKLGDPYALNVVLSDDSKVLNEVVVSGKKDATMNSKRTGASTTVSKEQIQNLPTLSRSLQDFTRLTPQANGNSFSGSSTRYNSINIDGAMNNDIFGLAGSPAPGGLAKTQPISLDAVQEIQVVLAPYDVSYGNFTGGGINAITRSGTNTVEGSAYFFGRNQKLVGKNAAGEKASDFHRLQYGVRVGAPIVKDKLFLFVNAEQTRDKVPTTYNVGDAGSILSATDAQTLGDYVKSKYGYDFGSAGQINQETKSDKIFARLDWNIGSKNQLTLRHNYIKASDDNLSRSASFFRLENNGYKFNNTQNISVLELRTQFNSNLSNNLIVGYSRIRDSRATSGNLFPQVEIMNWDGKAGNTVQFGSERSSTANTLDQDIFEFTDNLKLLAGNHTFTLGTHNEFFKFSNLFVNNYRGRYRFDNLQDFYANKPKNIDVTYPSVAGTVPAAAFKAAQLGFYFQDEIQVDPTFRLTAGLRVDVPLFFDKPADNPAVSASFPGYGTSKLPSGQILVSPRIGFNWDLTGDRTIQLRGGTGLFTGRAPFVWFSNQYGNTGLDYKSISLSNAAANNAGFQPDPEKQSTVGNAGNTYQVNLMSSNFRIPQVFRSNLAADFKLPAGIVGTLEGIYSKTINNVLYRNLNVQDRGVPISAALTNGADGRTTYNNRVNSTYTGAYLLENTSKGSSYSLTAELKKNFSSGLFATVAYNYGKSRDVNSGANSTAQSNWEFVQIVNNPNNPDLVYSNQDVRHRIIGSLSYGFNYGKGGASGTTFSVFYAGSSGTPFTYLYNGDLNNDGAFGNDLLFVPRTMKDINLVKLDIKDAKGVVVKSFTPEQQWEALNNYIGNDPYLKTIRGQYAERNGARLPWQHQVDLRIMQDIGTMIGTTKNRLQLSFDVFNFTNLLNKKWGRQYFYSNQAYQLIKYESGLKGFTYSPETPANTSSESFDSRWQGQVGIRYLFN
- a CDS encoding glycoside hydrolase domain-containing protein → MKKYLVPFVLIFLGGSATAQELKYTNGNDAWNPDALGNHRVVLNVSSAGKVAKAVIPWRRRDLQPEQKELWVVDAKSNQRIAHVKVADINREQGTIYFEPTSGAGTYYVYYMPYKVDGRSNYPNAGYLKRSVTNNSTWPASTDKIAPVKVQEIQSVNAMNSNYPMEVIATAQETSNLIKQHPDKSYFVFPEDRLNPIKMTADLPQRWMLKGLKNSFSATAARGENFAFQLGIYAVKKDINHVEIKFTDLKSKTGGRIPASLLSCLNTDGTNWNTLPLHKTVNVAKGKIQALWVLANLPKDASAGTYTGTATVSAKGEAKTTIQISLQLSNQLAVEGGINEPWKQTRLTWLNSTLAQKNEVIAPYIPLVVKEQTISLLGRQISLNKDGLPAQIQTFFTPEMTELSATAKDILTEPIHFHVTGTDHKDISWKNGPVNFTEKQPGTVQWNTINTSDKLTMQVNGAVEFDGFLSYTVQLIAQQDISLDDVRLHIPFTEAASKYMMGLGLKGGNRPDTLKWKWDVANKNQDGAWIGDVNAGLQYSLRDQHYVRPLNTNFYLQKPLILPSSWGNEGKGGIQVFKKGKAILSDNYSGARTMKKGDTLYYNFTLLITPFHPINTDFQWSNRFYHKYENLDTIKATGANLINIHHATPINPFINYPFIAHKEMKSYINEAHLKGLKVKIYNTVRELSNSAYETFPLRSLGHEIYSPGKGGGYSWLQEHLGEDYIAAWYVPEIKDAAVVNSGMSRWHNYYVEGMHWLVKNVGIDGIYLDDVAFDRTTMKRIKRVLTTAGHPGIIDLHSANQYNKSDGFNNSANLYMEHFPYLNRLWFGEYFYYDKNSPDFFLTEVSGIPFGLMGEMLQDGGNAWRGMVYGMTNRMPWSDGADPRPIWKAWDNFGMQGSKMIGYWVENNPVKSNNANVPVTIYRKEKSVLVALASWANEDVKIKLNIDWKALGIDPAKATITASEVKNFQPAASFKDQEEITVPKGKGWMMVIKE